A genomic region of Rhipicephalus sanguineus isolate Rsan-2018 chromosome 3, BIME_Rsan_1.4, whole genome shotgun sequence contains the following coding sequences:
- the LOC119387141 gene encoding TLR4 interactor with leucine rich repeats — MPGCLGAVQPRLRFLRLLFLASWTWTAAHAMCPSRCICDDENLRVVCDSAYLEVVPITLNPNLRELSLVNNHIKSGVSSFSVYGNLRYLDVSHNQLVSLGKENFHSHKHLVVLVLARNMISQLDNTTFKGLDELQTLLLNENYIDSIPAGVFAPLKKLEKLDLSQNRLVRVTEQAFQGLTKLKTLLLRDNKFVTIPSQAFAPLSFLLNLDLGLNMFSNIPEEAFVALKQLEELSLDGCGVKTVQNGAFRQLSALRQLKLHDNELEEVPTATFQDITRLEVLNLGQNKFPRLRPRAFEYLKYLRTLEVSGSAALRCIDRGAFAENTDLEIIRMTHNINFRCIEPGAFDGLAGLKHLVLRGNGFTTFDESLLEWYELQELDLRDNPLVCNCTVLWLWHMCSARNATSSPLSPETSLVRCGGGPPALKDKLLRDIGSADLGCYDAVLRRQIIIGVVAAAAILFALIVALGFRFRERVAGVLKNKWGSGTKEPQYHKTHGEDDNSMCQVAHQPLKLIPVTEL, encoded by the coding sequence ATGCCAGGGTGCCTGGGTGCCGTGCAGCCACGGCTTCGGTTTCTGCGTCTGCTATTCCTGGCCTCTTGGACGTGGACGGCAGCGCATGCCATGTGCCCGTCGCGGTGCATCTGCGATGACGAGAACCTCCGAGTAGTGTGTGACTCGGCTTACCTGGAAGTGGTGCCCATCACGCTCAACCCGAACTTACGTGAGCTGAGCCTCGTGAATAACCACATCAAAAGTGGCGTGTCTTCGTTTAGCGTCTATGGAAACCTGCGCTACCTGGACGTCTCTCACAACCAGTTGGTGTCGCTGGGCAAGGAGAACTTCCATTCGCACAAACACCTCGTCGTGCTCGTCTTAGCGAGGAACATGATCTCGCAGCTCGACAACACGACGTTCAAGGGGCTCGACGAGTTGCAGACGCTGCTTCTGAACGAAAACTACATAGACAGCATTCCGGCCGGCGTATTCGCACCACTTAAGAAGCTGGAGAAGCTGGACCTGTCGCAGAACCGCCTGGTCAGGGTCACCGAGCAGGCGTTCCAGGGACTGACCAAGTTGAAGACCCTATTGCTGCGAGACAACAAGTTCGTGACGATACCGAGCCAGGCGTTCGCGCCGTTATCGTTTTTGCTGAACCTGGATCTCGGTCTCAACATGTTCTCTAACATTCCGGAGGAAGCCTTCGTGGCACTGAAGCAGCTCGAAGAACTGTCCTTAGACGGTTGCGGCGTCAAGACGGTACAGAACGGCGCGTTTCGACAGCTCTCCGCATTGCGCCAGCTGAAGCTGCACGACAACGAGCTCGAAGAAGTGCCCACAGCGACATTCCAGGATATAACGCGGTTGGAAGTTCTCAACCTGGGACAGAACAAGTTCCCAAGACTTCGACCGCGGGCCTTCGAGTACCTCAAGTACTTGAGAACTCTGGAAGTGAGCGGCTCTGCCGCTCTTCGTTGCATCGACCGAGGTGCTTTCGCGGAGAACACGGACCTCGAAATCATCCGAATGACGCACAATATAAACTTCCGGTGCATAGAGCCCGGAGCGTTCGATGGCCTGGCTGGTCTGAAGCATTTGGTTCTTCGAGGCAACGGCTTCACGACTTTCGACGAGTCGCTTCTCGAGTGGTACGAGCTCCAGGAGCTCGACCTCAGGGACAATCCTCTGGTCTGCAATTGCACCGTACTGTGGCTGTGGCACATGTGCAGCGCCCGCAACGCGACAAGTTCACCGCTGTCTCCGGAAACGTCGCTGGTCCGCTGCGGTGGCGGGCCACCAGCGCTCAAGGACAAGTTACTGAGAGACATCGGTTCGGCGGACTTGGGCTGCTACGACGCCGTGCTTCGGCGCCAGATCATCATCGGAGTCGTAGCTGCGGCTGCGATATTGTTCGCACTCATCGTGGCCCTCGGTTTCCGGTTTAGGGAGCGCGTCGCCGGCGTCCTCAAGAACAAGTGGGGAAGCGGAACCAAGGAGCCGCAGTACCACAAGACGCACGGCGAAGACGACAACAGCATGTGTCAAGTGGCTCACCAGCCTTTGAAGTTGATACCCGTGACGGAACTGTGA